The following coding sequences lie in one Metopolophium dirhodum isolate CAU chromosome 5, ASM1992520v1, whole genome shotgun sequence genomic window:
- the LOC132945655 gene encoding uncharacterized protein LOC132945655 produces the protein MPRQPLSRSIADKYQHLALADPSFINPGTIDVLLGADLFAQILNGKRVSVGDAFPTAFGTVFGWTIIGPVSNSTSNISESCHTSLTTSVETLLEKFWALEEPDAAPEQFTQEGQCEAIFRDGCTRDSSGRFCVPLLLRQAVSGDTFRGSRAVAEKRFEHLEKKLANNPRLRHLYCDFMSEYLKLGHMSPAKSDGDYFIPHHAVYRPTNTNPKIRVVVDASATSYSGFSLNDCLLPGPKLQRDVVDVLLLYRVHRFAFTTDISKMYRQVSVSPSHRRYQHILWRSSPEQMLQAYELNTVTYGVNCAPYLAIKVLRSMAEQDCNDLPFIKEALLYQTYVDDICAGGDTLDEALSLQDGLIQVLHGAGMELKKWAGNAPVLLDKIPSEDRTCEPLSLDDSTGTGTKVLGLQWSHQDDAFMYTFQPERHVSTKRGMLSLIARMFDPLGLLSPVTFFAKTLMQRVWKAGLSWDEQLPLDIAEVWRSFVADLSNLQCVRIPRFLGTRRDMQCSICGFCDASSTGYAAVVYLRVIDSSGNPSVSLLGARSKIAPVKSTTIPRAPHFGGLWEAAVRSSKSLLMRIMREHTLTIEEFGTVLCRCEAILNSRPITPAPSNPAELECLTPGHFLIGKPLLAVPVTAIPSTTRLLEQRWKLVSQCVQAFWRRWRNKYLQTLQIRSRWTNDSPNISVDDMVVIKDAHTPPLKWRMGRVIEVLAGSDNVVRVVRLRTATGILTRPVVKVVKLIN, from the coding sequence ATGCCACGACAACCGCTATCCCGTTCGATAGCAGATAAATATCAGCATCTTGCCCTAGCGGATCCCTCATTTATTAACCCTGGTACCATCGATGTTTTATTAGGCGCAGACCTGTTTGCCCAAATCCTAAATGGAAAACGTGTGTCTGTAGGCGATGCTTTTCCGACAGCATTCGGAACGGTATTTGGATGGACGATCATCGGGCCGGTTTCAAATTCAACTTCCAATATTTCTGAGTCTTGCCATACATCACTTACGACTTCTGTCGAAACGCTGCTAGAGAAGTTCTGGGCGCTCGAAGAACCCGACGCGGCACCAGAACAGTTTACGCAGGAGGGGCAGTGTGAAGCAATATTTCGTGACGGTTGTACCCGTGATAGTTCTGGTCGATTTTGTGTACCACTTTTGCTCCGTCAAGCCGTTTCTGGTGACACTTTTCGCGGCTCGCGTGCCGTAGCTGAGAAGCGATTCGAGCATTTAGAGAAGAAATTGGCCAACAACCCTCGTCTTCGACATTTATATTGCGATTTCATGTCCGAGTATTTGAAGTTGGGACACATGTCTCCAGCCAAGTCCGATGGGGATTATTTTATCCCGCACCATGCCGTCTATCGTCCTACAAATACAAACCCGAAAATACGCGTAGTGGTCGACGCTTCCGCGACATCGTACTCGGGCTTTTCTTTGAATGATTGTTTGCTCCCAGGACCGAAATTACAGCGCGATGTTGTGGACGTCCTATTATTGTATCGAGTTCACCGTTTTGCATTCACAACCGATATAAGCAAAATGTACCGTCAGGTATCCGTATCTCCGTCGCATCGACGGTACCAACATATCTTATGGAGATCGTCGCCTGAACAAATGTTGCAAGCCTATGAACTCAATACCGTGACTTACGGGGTCAACTGTGCCCCCTACCTCGCAATCAAGGTGCTGCGGTCTATGGCTGAGCAGGACTGTAATGACCTTCCGTTTATAAAAGAGGCATTATTGTATCAGACATACGTGGATGATATCTGCGCAGGCGGTGACACGTTGGATGAGGCCCTCTCCCTTCAAGATGGTCTTATTCAAGTTCTACATGGTGCTGGCATGGAGTTGAAAAAGTGGGCCGGTAATGCGCCCGTCCTACTTGATAAGATCCCCTCCGAGGACAGAACGTGCGAACCACTGTCGCTCGATGATTCTACTGGCACAGGGACGAAGGTATTGGGATTACAATGGTCTCATCAAGATGATGCGTTTATGTATACTTTTCAACCCGAACGACACGTTTCCACGAAACGTGGTATGTTGTCATTGATTGCGCGAATGTTTGATCCACTCGGACTCTTATCGCCTGTCACCTTTTTCGCCAAAACATTAATGCAACGTGTGTGGAAAGCCGGGCTTTCATGGGATGAACAACTGCCTCTAGATATTGCGGAAGTCTGGCGCAGTTTTGTTGCCGATTTGTCCAATCTGCAATGTGTCCGCATCCCTCGATTTTTAGGCACACGCCGAGACATGCAGTGTTCAATATGTGGATTTTGTGACGCATCGTCAACCGGTTACGCCGCCGTGGTGTATCTTAGAGTAATTGATTCATCGGGCAACCCTAGTGTTTCGTTGCTTGGAGCACGATCAAAAATAGCACCAGTGAAGTCAACAACCATTCCGCGTGCGCCTCATTTTGGTGGGCTCTGGGAGGCAGCAGTTCGCTCATCCAAATCATTGTTGATGCGCATTATGAGGGAGCACACTCTCACCATTGAAGAGTTTGGCACAGTACTGTGCAGGTGTGAAGCCATTTTGAATTCTCGGCCAATCACTCCCGCTCCGTCCAATCCCGCTGAGCTTGAGTGCCTAACTCCGGGGCACTTCTTAATCGGCAAACCGTTACTTGCCGTCCCTGTAACGGCCATTCCAAGCACAACCCGGTTATTAGAGCAACGGTGGAAGCTGGTGAGTCAATGCGTTCAAGCATTCTGGCGCCGATGGCGCAATAAGTATCTCCAGACTCTCCAAATCCGTAGTCGGTGGACCAATGATTCTCCAAATATATCTGTCGATGATATGGTCGTCATAAAGGACGCCCATACTCCGCCGCTGAAATGGCGTATGGGGCGCGTAATCGAGGTGTTAGCTGGCTCCGACAACGTCGTCCGAGTCGTGCGGCTCCGTACTGCTACTGGTATCCTAACACGTCCGGTAGTAAAGGTGGTTAAGCTCATTAACTAG